TATAAATCTTTGTGTCTTTTAGGTGAAACAATCCACATAGGCTGCTCAAGTCCTTTTAGTGTTGTATTATTACTTCTTTAATGCAACTGATTACATTCTCTTGCATTAGTTAAAAAGGGCATCTGCACTTTTGTACCTGAAGTTCGAGGTATAGAAGTTATCTGACATATTTCTCCCTTTCTTGCAGATCATCATCTGGTCTGTGATACCATCCGTCAAATATTCTTTGTCAGAACATGACGATGATATACTGCTTCTGATTGCTCTTTTTCAGTATGTTCTAAGATTATACCTCGTATTTTCATTGAACTCTAAAATTGTTGAAGTTACCGGAGCATTTTCAAAGACGGCTTGGCAAGGAGCTGCTTACAATCTTCTATTATACATGATTGCTAGTCATGTACGGTACTCATGCGAGTTCTCTACAATTTTACTCCTTTCGCCATTTAATACTAGCTGGCATGGTTACTTCGAATTTGTGCTACCGTTTTCTTCTGTTTTGCTATTTGGATAGTCAAGATGCACTTATCCTTTTCAGGTTTTAGGAGCATTATGGTACTTGCTATCTGTTGATCGCCAGACCGCGTGTTGGGAAAAATACTGTAGCAAAGAAGCGGGCTGCCAAAACAGATACCTGGCCTGTGATATACAGTCTGATTCAAATTGGAAAATCAGCACCGCTATCTTCAATAAATGTGATGCCACTAACAAAACAATTGATTTTGACTTTGGTATGTTCACACCATTATTATCAAATCAAGCTCCCGATCAGGGCTTCCTGAAGAAGTTCTTCTATTGCCTTTGGTGGGGTTTGCAGAATCTAAGGTTTGACTCTAAACACATCTTCTCTGAGACTTGTAATTAAGGAGAAGAAATTTGAATATAAGACACATCGTGCTCACTGTTAAAGCAAAAGAATATACAATTATAAGTCCCATcattattacaatttttatcTGATTAATTTGAACTATTATGATCTGATTCAATAATAGCTAATATGAAGATTCTAATATATTCTAACATGCACTGTGATTCTTTTTTGTTAAACAGTTGCTATGGGCAGACTCTGACTGTGAGTACTTATATTGGTGAGACGCTGTATGCTATATTCTTGGCAGTTCTTGGTCTCGTCTTGTTTGCGCATTTGATTGGAAATGTGCAGGTACTTTCATGGTGTAAACTCCATTTACAAATTGTTAAAATGCTTTAGTTATGAAGTAACTTTGTTGTTCATTTTTGATATCCCATTCCTTTGTTGTctgatatataaatattttttctgaaCAAATTTCTGTATTGTAATTTTACTTGCTTTTGTCAAACTATTTTCTAGTGCCTGCCTAGATTTGGTGGTGATACCATCATTTTCCCTCTGAACTATTAATttctgattattattattttttgcatTGCTACAAACTCCTTTTTTTGTTTGCCTAAAAAAAGTGCAAGCACTAGAAAATGTATGTTTGCAAGATGAAACGTAACTCCTTATTTCTTCGTCACTAGGGCTAGAGGGGGCTATTTTATGATGTTTTATATACATGCAAATTTAAAGTATTGTTTTTAAAAAGAACAGAATATATATTTATTGAGGCTTTGGGTGAGCATATCGCCAATACTAAGTTTGTTCATTGCAAATTGTGATTCGTTTTCTTGCTTCTATAACATTTGACTATGGCTTTAGGAATGGTGAAACAAATTTTTCCTGGTGTCCAATAATGGTGAACATgcataaagttttttttcccctgtaacaatcttatatttttGCACTCACGCAGCACATTCCTGGTACATTGTATTATATTGTATTCGAACTGATGTGTGATAGTACCATAGTGGATTTAAATAGCAGATGTTTGGGTTTTTGTCTTGAAGGAAGCTGATATAAACAAGGCTTCCAATAATATCATGCAATGCATTAATTAGAATTGTTTTTACGAGATAACATCAACAGCTGTTTATTTGGGTATTTCTATGACCTGTTCTGTTCTAGTAACTGATTTATGATTATACTAGTAAATACCATTACAACCTCTTAGCTTCAAAGGCGTACATAATTTTCTTTAAGAAATATTGAGCTCATCACATTATATTGTTTGCTAGACCTACCTGCAATCTATCACTGCAAGAGTTGAGGAGTGGAGAATAAAGCAAAGAGATACGGAAGAATGGATGAGGCATCGGCAACTTCCTCAGAAACTAAGAGAAAGAGTGAGAAGATTTGTTCACTACAAGTGGCTTGCGACTAGAGGTGTGGATGAAGAATCTATATTGAAGGCTTTGCCTGCAGATCTTCGCCGTGACATTAAGCGTCACCTTTGCCTGGATCTTGTTTGCCGGGTAAAATTACCTTTCTTCCCTTTGTTTTCTTTACAAAATTACACCAGTTTTGCAAGCTCTCCTATTATCAAGTGACCATTTTAAGAAATTTAGCTGTGCTGCCAGGTTATTTCATTGCCATTTATCACCACATTTGAATGGACAAAAGAAGTTGacacaagaaaaataaataggAGAGGAAATGAGAAAAATGACAGGATTGGAACGTGCCTCTTTTCGTTctatttttcctttccttttcttgaaGCAACATATTTTTCCTTTCTTTATTTCACATTAAAAATAGATGGGATAAGATAACCAAAAAATGGCAAACAAATGCTATGGATATGCTATTGTTTTATcccgtatttttttttgtgagaagGATATATCAACGTCATGGTtgtctctttctcttctccaaTCCATGCTAATGCAATGACCTACACAAAATTTGCTCTGCACATCGAACATATTTTGGAGCTTGAGTTTGAATCTGCTACAGCCGACATGATTCATCTGAATCCTATTGTTTGGGTACTCATTTGCAGATGCACCTTTTCCTTCTTCCCTTTTTTGGCCAGTTACACACTTGATACTGGCAGTTTTTTAGTAACAGGACAATTGCAATTGCCTGTTAATGTATCTCTTGTGAGGTTGTCATTGCCATTAATGTAGCATTTCATTTGATAGTGAGATCTCGACATTCTATATCACTTACTGATTCTCACCAATCTTTCATACCGCAATGCATTAGGTCCCTTTTTTCTCCCAGATGGATGGTCAACTTCTGGATGCCATCTGTGAGCGTCTTGTATCTTCCTTGAGCACAGTGGGCACATACATTGTCCGTGAAGGTGACCCAGTGACAGAGATGCTTTTTATCATTCGTGGGAAACTGGAAAGCTCCACTACTGATGGTGGCCGGACGGGCTTCTTCAATTCTATAACGCTCAAAACTGGCGATTTTTGTGGTGAAGAATTGCTTGGATGGGCTCTTGTTCCCAAGCCTACTGTCAACCTGCCATCCTCCACCAGGACGGTGAAGACAATCGTTGAAGTGGAGGCATTTGCCCTCCGAGCTGAAGATCTCAAGTTTGTTGCGAGCCAATTCAGGCGGCTCCACAGCAGGAAGTTGCAACACACATTTCGCTACTACTCTCACCACTGGAGGACATGGGCCGCTTGTTTCATCCAAGCAGCTTGGCGCCGCTACAAGAGGAGGAGGCTGGCCAAGGACCTAAGCATAAGGGAGTCATTCTTTTCCAGGAGATCATTCGAAGATGATGGTTCCCCTGAGCACAGCCTTGTGTTGAATGCAGTCAGGAAAGGAGCCCATATCATTAAAGAACTTCCTAAGTTTAGGAAGCCTTCTGAGCCAGACTTCTCAGCTGAGCATGACGACTAAGCGGAGAGTAGCTTACATTATTTGCTACTGTGAAATCACCGTTTGCGCTGCAAATCCTTCTGCTTGTTGTCGTTCCATGATCACGCTTCAGAGTTTGGGTTGACAGGTAACTGATTGTTGATAGGTGAAATGCTGAAGCTCAACTTAACACGGTGAAAGCATCATTGGTGGTATGGGAGTTAGGATCTTGGAGACAGAATGATAGATAGTAACCAcgttaattttcttttcttcttggtgATTGTGTTGCTGTAGGCTTAGCTTagtgattattgtttaccctttgGTCATGCTGTTAATCCAGTTGTAAACTTGTAATTGTGTTGGATATTGTTGGCAACAGCTTGGGACCTCGTAGTAGCATATTGTTGTATTTTGACTCGCCGAGCAAATTCTAGCGTCTCGGCGAGTACACCATGTTTCTCGTTTTTGAGTGTATATGTAAATCACAGGAGGAACACTGAAATTGTTTTTCATTCATTCTGTTCTACTGCTTGCTGGTAATAGTAAATTAATCTCTGTTCTACTGCTCCTGTTCGGCAGCACAGAAATTGCTCTGTTCTACTTCTATATGAAATTTGTGCGAAATTTCTACTACTAAACCGCTGAAACTCTCTGTTCGACGCAAGCTTTGCTCAGGCTGATTTGGATTGTGGGTTAACTGAAATTTGGATTGAAAGATACAAGATAAAGACTCCATGCGAAACCTGTATTACTACTATTGAATTACTGGGACTGATATTGGAGTACACTACAGCCAGGTGATCAACTGGtctttcacaaaaaaaaaagttaattagCTTCCTTCACTGCACCAGCTATTTTGCTGATGTTAGAATGGGAGTTCAGGTAAAAATTGGATTGGAACTGGTATGGCATTTCAATAATTTATCTGCTTAAAGAATGAAGCTTAACTACATAGCTACTATATCTATGCTTCAGAGCTACTGAATGATGTTACTTGTGAGGATGTGCCTCTACATCAGGTGCAATCCTCTTTGGCATCTTCCTCTTCTGCATATACTTCGCATATGAATACCAGACACCTCCAAATGTATTGATCACCAATCCAGTAACGTTGAGAGTATGCACTTCCACACCTCCCAGCAGAACGAAACCCAGGGTCTGAAAGAGCCGACGAAGTGAGACGGTAtaagatgtcaatgttttggaACTTCGAAAACACGGTGTTTCAGTAATTTGGTTAGAGATAGAACTGCTTACAGTAGATCCAACACCCTTGAGAACTCCTACTATTGTTGTCGTCAGAGCGGAGTTCACTATcgtgcaccaaaacatggtgaAATTCAGGACGATACCCATCACCAGCGAAACAAGAAGAATAGCACTGAATGTTAGCGAGGCCGTCTGCATTGCAAGTGACACCAATTATGTAGATTAGGAAATTGGATCCAGGAAAGCACTGCAAAACAGATTGCTATCTTTGATGTCCTACTTAAATTTGATAAGCCTGTATTGGTACTACTAACCTTTTCAGAGAGTACTGAAAGAGAATAGGGGAATTCTCCTGTTGCTATAATGATGAAAAACAGAAAGGGTAGTGATAATACGCTGTTATAAAACATCAACTCAACGGAGGAAAGACCATCCTCTGCTCCTGATTTCTCCACAAGAATCAAATACATTGTCTGCATACACACTCAATTGTCAGTTACAGTTAGAAATCCAAACAATTATCTGAGAGCAACAATAGTGAACATATTACAACCTGGAAGAAGACTGATGTTAGAGCCATGGAGTATCCATACAAGTCAAAGGAAAAATCTCCAAGAGCTGCAATAAGGACTCCAGCGGCCGTGCAGATGACTGAAAGGGACACCTAAATAAATTTGTAGTAGTGAGGAAGAGCAAAATATTTTTGAAGGAAAGAGCCAAATATGGTGGTAAAGATATATTCCTTCCCAAGGGGATACTAATATACTATAGTTGAGTCCATTGAAAATCTTCAAAGGATTGCATGGTAAATCTTGCAATTCAGTGGCAACATTAAGTTGACCTATTCAATGTTGTTTAGTGCTCTCGTGATTTTATAAGCAGCATATGGATCCCTCAAGTAGCTGACTGGCAAAAAAACTAGGGGagtatgatttatttatttttttttgcggggaagggGAGTATGAATTGATGATGACGCCATCTTAGAAGGCCAAAATCTTGAATTGGGACTTCTATCGAAATATCCTACCTAACTTTATTAGGACAATTCACCTTGTAATGCCACTAAATTGACTTTCACAATCCAAAAGTAACATCTTGGGTAGGCATTGGCATGTGTAAAGTAAAA
The Oryza sativa Japonica Group chromosome 6, ASM3414082v1 DNA segment above includes these coding regions:
- the LOC4340354 gene encoding cyclic nucleotide-gated ion channel 17, whose amino-acid sequence is MFGSRRVKDEMELRKQRTVRFHEERAKPTIPTHQKQAGLATSKLGLGISEKNKIFLAGNELWYKKIIDPSSDFILTWNYVLRIACFVALFMDPLYFYVPKIYYGTPNSCIGRDTRLAIIVTVFRSITDLFYVLQIIIKFRTAYINPSSTLGVFSRGDLVTDPGNIAKHYLRSSFVVDLVASLPLPQIIIWSVIPSVKYSLSEHDDDILLLIALFQYVLRLYLVFSLNSKIVEVTGAFSKTAWQGAAYNLLLYMIASHVLGALWYLLSVDRQTACWEKYCSKEAGCQNRYLACDIQSDSNWKISTAIFNKCDATNKTIDFDFGMFTPLLSNQAPDQGFLKKFFYCLWWGLQNLSCYGQTLTVSTYIGETLYAIFLAVLGLVLFAHLIGNVQTYLQSITARVEEWRIKQRDTEEWMRHRQLPQKLRERVRRFVHYKWLATRGVDEESILKALPADLRRDIKRHLCLDLVCRVPFFSQMDGQLLDAICERLVSSLSTVGTYIVREGDPVTEMLFIIRGKLESSTTDGGRTGFFNSITLKTGDFCGEELLGWALVPKPTVNLPSSTRTVKTIVEVEAFALRAEDLKFVASQFRRLHSRKLQHTFRYYSHHWRTWAACFIQAAWRRYKRRRLAKDLSIRESFFSRRSFEDDGSPEHSLVLNAVRKGAHIIKELPKFRKPSEPDFSAEHDD
- the LOC4340355 gene encoding UDP-galactose/UDP-glucose transporter 7, with the protein product MGAETGEPSSFLSLSAAFSYGIASMAMVFVNKAILMQYAHSMTLLTLQQIATALIIHFGQILGVSKRKDFSMATGRKLLPLSIFYNANVAFALASLKGVNIPMYIAIKRLTPLAVLVAGCLRGKGKPPTQVSLSVICTAAGVLIAALGDFSFDLYGYSMALTSVFFQTMYLILVEKSGAEDGLSSVELMFYNSVLSLPFLFFIIIATGEFPYSLSVLSEKTASLTFSAILLVSLVMGIVLNFTMFWCTIVNSALTTTIVGVLKGVGSTTLGFVLLGGVEVHTLNVTGLVINTFGGVWYSYAKYMQKRKMPKRIAPDVEAHPHK